The Vitis vinifera cultivar Pinot Noir 40024 chromosome 7, ASM3070453v1 genomic interval gtatgaaattaaaaaaaaaaaaattgtaaaccaGGCTGGTCAGTATTTGATTGAAGTTGGCACCCGTAGCAGTATTTATGGCGAGTAGACAGTGCCTTCTGTCATTTGCCACCAGATTCTGTTTGGTCCAGTAGAAAATCAGCTGCTGATTGATTTGCAGCACTTGGGTTGGGCCACATTAATTTGCACAGTGATCTGGCAAGCTCTTCTTGCTCACTACTGGCTGACTCCATTTTTGGCCTTCTTCAATTCATAACATCTCCATTTTTTAAGGCACATAACCTGGTGGGTTCGCATTTCCCAGTTCTTACCTTCTAAGATGTCACCCATTTTCTCCTTCCTGGCTCTAATTCTAACACATTTGAAAGAATAGGaaccataaatttaaaaatgaacacAAGAAGAGGTATTTGGATTTACAGGACCTAGGCACTTGGCACTTGGGTAACTCACACTGATTTGCTAATGACAGAGAAGTGGTAGTTGCAAGAAATTTTGCAATGGAGGAAAAGAAACCacgaaaaagagagagagagagagagatctgATGGGTGGAACCTTTTGAATGAGTCGTTTGGCTTCTTCAGTCTCCTTCACTACATCTTTCGCTAGACGGTCAATTGTTTCCACAGCTTCCTTGAGTTTTGCCTCCTGGTCAGGAATCTTGTTTTCCAATGCCTCAGCTACCTTCTCTACATCCTCACCCAAATCTTCAGTAATATCCGTCACAGTTTCCACTGTTTCTATGGTTTCGTCCACCTTACCTTGAGCATCCAATAACAACACAGGGTCAACAAAATTGAAGGAAATCAAAGCCTATTTACAACCGTATTTAGCAACTTGGCCTTTATGCTTACTTCGAAGGAAAACTAATGGTCCCCATTTGTGCCTATATGAAGGAAGAATTATAGATAACGTTATCACCACCATCCATTTCTTCCTATGTATCGAAAAAAGAGATGGTCATTTTCAGACAAAAACACTCTCTCCAATTCAGTAATCATAGCAGCAGAAAGCCGAaactctaaataaaaaaattcaccaTTCAGGGGAAGACCGTTTTTCCGGTGGAACTGGATCCTCTGGTTGGAGATCGTCTGACTCTCCCTTTGCCCTTCAGAATTGCAGGGTCAACGAACCACAGAACCGTAAGAAATGCTATCAAGCTTGAAAGATCCAAGGCAGAGAAGGGAAATACAGAGATGGAATCGGGAAGCTTACTTAATGGCTTTGTATCTAGCATTGAACTCGAATGGGATGTTGAATTGGTATGATTCTTGATTTCCCAAGATGGGGCTTTGGTGCTTGATCTTAAGAACACGACgtgaagagaaaaataaagagtaGGATTTGCAAAGCCGGCGATGTCGTTGATTCAGGCAAGGAGATAGATCTGAACATGTGAGGCTAGACATAACTGTTGACATTTCTACGACCATGTCCCCTCCAGTAAACGAAGGAACTCGTTTATAAGTAGTGTTGTTTGATTAATGTCCCATGGTCACTTTCTTTGTGGTCCACTGGTCCTCGTTCTTTTTGGCAGATTTTCTGCGGTGGCATACAGAAAGatacccttttgttttttttacacGTTTCCATCTTCTTTCACTTCCATGTTAGATTTTTATGAGCAACGTGGGGTTAGGTGAAATCGTGAGTCTCCATAATTTATAAAGACAATGAAGAGGTAGAGAGAGAATTGAGAGGGAAGGATGCTTTAGGATGGCCAACGCATTAcaaagag includes:
- the LOC100251922 gene encoding uncharacterized protein LOC100251922 isoform X2, producing MVVEMSTVMSSLTCSDLSPCLNQRHRRLCKSYSLFFSSRRVLKIKHQSPILGNQESYQFNIPFEFNARYKAIKAKGESDDLQPEDPVPPEKRSSPEWKKWMVVITLSIILPSYRHKWGPLVFLRSKVDETIETVETVTDITEDLGEDVEKVAEALENKIPDQEAKLKEAVETIDRLAKDVVKETEEAKRLIQKVEDAEKKVEKIVGIEEEREKR
- the LOC100251922 gene encoding uncharacterized protein LOC100251922 isoform X1, producing the protein MVVEMSTVMSSLTCSDLSPCLNQRHRRLCKSYSLFFSSRRVLKIKHQSPILGNQESYQFNIPFEFNARYKAIKAKGESDDLQPEDPVPPEKRSSPEWKKWMVVITLSIILPSYRHKWGPLVFLRSKVDETIETVETVTDITEDLGEDVEKVAEALENKIPDQEAKLKEAVETIDRLAKDVVKETEEAKRLIQKVPPIRSLSLSLFFVVSFPPLQNFLQLPLLCH